From the Plectropomus leopardus isolate mb chromosome 18, YSFRI_Pleo_2.0, whole genome shotgun sequence genome, one window contains:
- the ash1l gene encoding histone-lysine N-methyltransferase ASH1L isoform X3 has protein sequence MDPKNPGGTATPPPLLSGAPSGEREKEGGSGKKEEEEEKKRDREKEGAAAVAAGAGGAGASGPGGAGGDQSHFSIKESSLSEGNVKLKIGLQAKRMKKPPKILENYVCRPAFRATVRHTGRGGGGARGNRAGAAGDGAGVQSQSPSSGREKDKDKSPSVNRPASSSSSTPSAKAPTPPPPAPPPASTTTLSPSQVNGSAPAKRGSPKMDCKSDTKTDMKATTTTSERPLNLHRPPPDSKTHPSGKKTPTPQPTPLMSSPSPPLPASKEPNFDAVKPPQYTYSTESHREKDKGGQSWGAPTVTEKLAQLIATCPPSKTSKPAKPAKVDPTPSLPSSGFMAPTAKQRDRAMANRNTYSRMVHLSPPPPVSRPPGRPYGSRNKDSVMENSSPLTPLRKEDTEGPEIACSSSGNSISSSSNRSSSPALTYGNNRLSAMSKDSNNDNSNSSIPKQQSRPAHCLPHTASSPSCPISSSSSTSAEQRTVSAVSHLGSPAPSQGHHARESPALAEESSASEREQDSDGPRDLTKCPPPAGTGKLEGKDKGGSNQSLRIERGKSSSPSKRSPNRDGSRPGRTSSPPEPVRQRPCSSPEPDGDESPPTPLRDDSPDSSIDSPAEQESKPLKKRRAKKPRWTRVMNKAHGQRAGHDSPFDQSKTTLPLSLETLSPPLKRPVGRPPNPNKVSLNKVKPNPVPPSPPSPLFPSPKKRGRPKSKMPRLDAPARGCLPNKLAPSKVFSSLLKSKEEQDPPVLHPEVDLNPPKPMPRKRGRPKRLPPNLPQESQPPTLAPESGDMGDKRFRSKGNGQLIMKTIIGKINKMKSMKRKRILSQILLGPRPEDTPKTTPSGVVGSVEAATQSLSSLAASFGGKLGPQINVSKKGTIYMGKRRGRKPKSVNATASTPPPEPFLSPNTTSPLHHHQSQSQQQQQLSSSEVFPSPSLSQSSGGHSPISDASFVEPGSVHFSGHSHYSNSHHSHNTFSFPPPTFSAPNPRNTGLGSMSSSMATAASQKKSSCRGYHHHHHHYRQHYHYHKLSPPRPLHPTSPAPLSELKEATPSPVSESHSEETVPSDSGIGTDNNSTSDRGEKAGGAGGLGAIGMPPGMGSGLLMPGVIGSALGPGVGLNSRGRRRHSAVLMEHPSPSPSPHGARSSPDPRRPHPAAPASSLMGHKEKHKHKCKRRSHGCPGYDKLKRQKRKRKKKYLQLRSRRHDPDFLAELDEIVVRLSEIRIAHRTTGHRLGSGIGIAAGTSRVPGVGSRASGGLGGTGGPPPHHYVHRDLLPTIFRVNFGSFYSHPAYSCDPLHYVRKPDMKKKRGRPPKLRESMSEVPFVPGLGFPLSSGGFYHPSYSVPYSSGPLGLGYYRGFPPASALYPHPHHQSPHTAPSHHSHHSPSFPPPPPTSYMHHHHPSHLLLNPSKFHKKKHKLLRQEYLGGGRSPVLYPPMSSELSFNWHHKHKHRHKHRERCAEEDREEAARGGSGSRGSAGISDSGASGKGERAGSLGMAESLQRCRFGRDTSSAGVSKQAASTSANSPSSSSSSSAERYKRKESSMSCLGPSRLALGSNSKGHHPVESWFRMGSSKADYSKLSRGHVAPGQGPFSDGRAEDPAGCSDSEDEEPLTPTEDVEPGAHDSPNLTNLFASALTRTTLKGSRSRKPEVVTESSSFSRMDRPMRKDRSTSAERRDIGSSGIQTRGVALSPSEGPDGSVLHRQQHHHQPSLFHSHGSASSSCLSPSQDCCLDASLPHHSHRAQPSKHSLHHVNKILRAKKLQRQARTGNNVVKKRGPGRPRKHPLPSPPPSPPPVVELNQTRHRDRGAERPAGGRVWEGDTVTDVIESVVQGQRRKGQKRKHWDRDGDEEEEEEEEDGEVEETEERLPDREENLGNLVARPRAGTGRSWLTQDELQHFRGSMESKPDGHGSPERPGTVSREQAPPMPITSQREKRAARPPKKKFQKAGLYSDVYKTEDPRSQLLQLKKEKLEYIPGEHEYGLFPAPIHVGKYLRQKRIDFQLPYDILWLWKHDQLYKRPDVPLYKKIRSNVYVDVKPLSGYETTTCNCKPREESTEKGCLDDCLNRMSFAECSPSTCPSGDKCDNQHIQRHEWVQCLERFRAEGKGWGIRTKESLRSGQFIIEYLGEVVSEQEFRSRMMEQYFSHSGHYCLNLDSGMVIDSYRMGNEARFINHSCEPNCEMQKWSVNGVYRIGLFALKDITSGTELTYDYNFHSFNTEEQQVCKCGSESCRGIIGGKSQRINGLPGKTGGTRRLGRLKEKRKSKHQLKKREEESSDSNKFYPHLMKPMSNRERNFVLKHRVFLLRNWEKMREKQELLKREGERERDASSLSLYTRWGGVIRDDGNIKSDVFLTQFSALQTSRSVRTRRLAAAEENTEVTRTARLAHIFKEICDMITSYKDSAGQTLAAPLVNLPSRKRNSQYYEKVSDPLDLSTIEKQILTGYYKTVEAFDTDMLKVFRNAEKYYGRKSSVGRDVCRLRKAYYSARHEAAVQIDEIVGETASEADSSDSLERDHGHHHGGGGSGSHDKDDDVIRCICGMYKDEGLMIQCEKCMVWQHFDCMRLETEVEHYLCEQCDPRPIDKEVPMIPQPSYAQAGSVYYICLLRDDLLLHQGDCVYLMRDSRRTPEGQPVRQSYRLLSHVNRDKLDIFRIEKLWKNEKGERFAFGHHYFRPHETHHSPSRRFYQNELFRMPLYEIIPLEAVVATCCVLDLYTYCKGRPKNVKEQDVYICDYRLDKSAHLFYKIHRNRYPVCTKPYAFNHFPKRLAPKRDFSPHYVPDNYKRNGGRSAWKSERPKGAGGCEDDASSCDRGDDFPPEAEDGRGEDDDMDMNPDDVELLTAKPKRAERAGEGDDEEEEEEEEEEGRESEERKELEDNSAERIGEMLELPSSSASSPLHHPVLGRREAQRERLNKILLDLLHRTPNKNAIDVSYLLEEGAGRRLRRRTLGFGDFVGRK, from the exons ATGGATCCAAAAAATCCGGGGGGAACTGCAACGCCACCCCCTCTTCTCTCAGGTGCCCCATCAGGGGAgcgagagaaggagggagggagtggaaagaaagaagaagaggaggagaagaagagagacagagagaaggagggagctGCTGCTGTCGCTGCAGGCGCAGGAGGGGCAGGAGCAAGTGGGCCAGGAGGCGCAGGCGGCGACCAGTCCCATTTCTCCATCAAAGAGAGCAGCCTGTCCGAGGGCAATGTCAAACTTAAGATTGGCCTCCAAGCAAAGCGCATGAAGAAGCCCCCCAAGATCCTGGAGAATTATGTGTGCCGACCAGCCTTCAGGGCCACCGTGAGGCACACAGGGCGCGGAGGAGGCGGGGCTCGTGGAAACcgtgcaggagctgctggtgacGGCGCAGGTGTTCAGAGCCAGAGTCCTTCAAGTGGCAGGGAGAAAGATAAGGACAAGAGTCCCAGCGTCAACAGACCAGCCTCATCATCTTCATCGACCCCCTCTGCTAAAGCGCCCacaccacctcctcctgctcctcctcccgcCAGCACTACCACCCTGTCACCCTCCCAAGTTAATGGGAGCGCTCCGGCAAAAAGG ggTTCACCAAAGATGGATTGCAAGTCTGATACAAAGACCGACATGAAAGCGACCACCACCACATCTGAGAGACCCCTTAACCTTCACCGCCCTCCGCCAGACAGCAAAACGCATCCCTCGGGGAAGAAAACTCCAACTCCACAACCCACCCCCCTGATGTCTTCACCCTCTCCACCACTACCTGCATCAAAAGAACCCAATTTTGACGCTGTTAAACCTCCTCAATACACCTACAGCACTGAAAGTCATAGAGAGAAGGACAAGGGCGGTCAGAGTTGGGGAGCACCGACAGTCACAGAGAAATTAGCTCAACTCATAGCGACTTGCCCACCATCGAAGACTTCTAAGCCAGCCAAACCTGCAAAGGTTGACCCCACTCCTTCTCTCCCAAGCTCAGGCTTTATGGCCCCCACAGCCAAGCAACGAGACAGGGCTATGGCCAATAGGAACACATATTCAAGAATGGTACACCTTTCTCCACCACCTCCTGTGTCACGACCTCCTGGTCGGCCCTACGGTTCTAGGAACAAGGACAGTGTTATGGAAAATTCAAGCCCTCTGACACCACTGAGGAAAGAGGACACAGAAGGGCCTGAGATAGCTTGTAGCAGCAGCGGcaacagcatcagcagcagcagtaatcGCAGCAGCAGCCCAGCACTCACCTATGGCAATAACCGCCTGTCAGCCATGTCAAAGGACAGCAACAACGACAACAGCAACAGTAGCATTCCTAAGCAACAGTCACGTCCAGCTCACTGCCTACCCCACACAGCATCTTCGCCGTCTTGTCCCATTTCATCCTCCTCCAGCACTTCAGCTGAGCAAAGGACAGTGAGCGCAGTGAGTCACCTGGGCTCCCCTGCTCCCTCACAAGGACACCATGCACGAGAGAGTCCTGCCTTGGCAGAGGAAAGCAGTGCGAGTGAGAGGGAGCAGGACAGCGACGGCCCCAGAGACTTAACCAAGTGCCCTCCTCCAGCAGGAACAGGAAAGCTGGAAGGGAAAGACAAGGGGGGTAGTAATCAGTCACTGCGAATTGAGAGGGGGAAGAGCTCTAGTCCGAGTAAGCGCAGTCCCAATCGGGATGGTAGCCGACCTGGTCGGACTAGCAGTCCCCCTGAGCCTGTAAGACAGAGGCCTTGTTCTTCACCAGAGCCAGATGGTGACGAAAGCCCACCAACGCCTCTTAGAGACGATTCTCCCGATTCATCTATAGACTCTCCAGCAGAGCAGGAGAGCAAACCCCTTAAAAAACGCAGGGCAAAGAAACCCCGCTGGACCCGTGTCATGAATAAGGCGCACGGTCAAAGAGCAGGCCACGACAGTCCCTTTGACCAGAGCAAAACCACCTTGCCTTTAAGCCTGGAAACGTTGTCTCCGCCGCTTAAAAGACCCGTGGGCAGGCCTCCCAACCCAAATAAGGTCAGCTTAAATAAGGTCAAACCAAATCCTGTGCCACCAAGTCCACCGTCACCGCTTTTCCCATCGCCTAAGAAAAGGGGGAGGCCAAAGTCCAAAATGCCAAGGCTCGACGCCCCGGCCCGTGGGTGCCTTCCTAACAAACTGGCCCCCTCCAAGGTCTTTTCATCTTTACTGAAGTCCAAAGAAGAGCAGGACCCCCCTGTTCTTCACCCAGAGGTGGACCTGAACCCCCCTAAACCTATGCCTAGAAAACGTGGACGCCCCAAGCGCCTTCCTCCCAACTTGCCCCAGGAGAGTCAGCCTCCCACGTTGGCTCCAGAGTCAGGGGACATGGGAGACAAACGGTTCCGCAGCAAAGGAAATGGGCAGCTTATCATGAAAACTATTATAGGAAAGATCAATAAGATGAAAAGTATGAAACGGAAGCGTATTCTCAGCCAAATCTTGTTAGGCCCAAGACCAGAGGACACTCCTAAAACCACCCCCAGCGGGGTGGTCGGTTCTGTGGAAGCTGCGACCCAATCACTGTCCTCCCTGGCTGCTTCTTTTGGGGGGAAACTAGGGCCTCAAATTAATGTCAGTAAAAAGGGCACAATATACATGGGTAAGAGAAGAGGCCGTAAACCAAAATCGGTAAATGCCACAGCCTCAACGCCACCACCAGAACCTTTTCTATCCCCAAACACCACTTCCCCTCTCCATCACCATCAGTCACAgtcacagcaacagcagcagctctcctcctctgaggtctttccctccccctccctgtCACAGTCCAGTGGAGGCCACAGTCCCATCAGTGATGCCAGCTTCGTGGAGCCAGGCTCAGTGCACTTTTCAGGTCACTCTCACTATTCTAACTCCCATCACAGCCACAACACGTTCTCCTTCCCTCCCCCAACCTTTTCAGCCCCTAATCCTCGCAACACAGGGTTGGGCTCAATGTCATCATCGATGGCCACAGCAGCTTCCCAGAAAAAGTCATCTTGCCGTGGataccatcaccaccaccatcattaCAGGCAGCACTACCATTACCATAAGCTCTCTCCTCCCAGGCCGCTCCATCCTACCTCCCCTGCCCCCCTCAGTGAGCTAAAAGAGGCCACTCCGTCACCAGTCAGTGAGTCACACAGTGAGGAGACAGTTCCCAGTGACAGCGGTATAGGAACTGACAATAACAGCACCTCTGACCGTGGTGAGAAAGCTGGAGGCGCTGGCGGCTTGGGTGCAATCGGTATGCCACCAGGCATGGGCAGTGGATTATTAATGCCAGGGGTCATCGGTTCAGCTTTGGGTCCAGGGGTGGGCCTTAATTCCAGAGGCAGGCGGCGACACTCTGCTGTGCTCATGGAACATCCCTCACCCTCTCCATCACCTCATGGCGCAAGGTCATCACCCGATCCCAGGAGACCTCACCCAGCAGCTCCCGCCTCCTCCTTAATGGGACACAAGGAGAAACACAAGCACAAGTGCAAACGCCGCAGCCACGGGTGTCCCGGCTATGACaagctaaagagacagaaaaggaaacGCAAGAAGAAGTACCTGCAGCTGCGCTCCCGGCGGCACGACCCAGACTTTCTTGCTGAGCTGGATGAGATTGTTGTTAGACTGAGTGAAATACGGATAGCACACCGTACCACAGGGCACCGGCTCGGCAGTGGGATAGGCATCGCAGCGGGAACAAGTCGAGTGCCAGGAGTGGGGAGCAGGGCCAGTGGTGGCTTAGGAGGCACAGGCGGCCCTCCTCCACATCATTATGTACACAGGGACCTCCTGCCTACCATCTTCAGGGTTAACTTTGGCAGCTTCTACTCCCACCCTGCATACTCCTGTGACCCATTGCACTATGTACGTAAACCAGACATGAAGAAGAAACGGGGACGGCCTCCCAAACTGAGGGAGTCCATGTCTGAGGTTCCTTTTGTACCCGGGCTTGGATTTCCACTCTCCAGCGGAGGCTTCTACCACCCCTCCTACAGCGTTCCCTACTCCTCCGGGCCCCTCGGTTTGGGCTATTACAGAGGCTTCCCTCCAGCTAGCGCTCTGTATCCCCACCCACACCACCAGTCACCCCACACAGCCCCATCCCATCACTCTCACCACTCACCGTctttcccccctcctcccccgaCATCTTACATGCACCATCACCACCCCTCACATCTCCTGCTGAACCCCTCtaaatttcacaagaaaaaacataagCTGCTCAGGCAGGAGTACCTGGGAGGAGGAAGGTCCCCTGTTCTGTACCCACCCATGTCCTCTGAGCTTTCCTTCAACTggcaccacaaacacaaacacagacacaaacacagggagCGCTGTgcggaggaggacagagaggaagcaGCAAGAGGAGGATCAGGGAGCCGCGGTAGTGCAGGGATATCTGACAGCGGAGCATCAGGGAAAGGGGAGCGAGCTGGCAGTTTAGGAATGGCAGAGTCTTTACAACGATGCCGCTTTGGACGCGACACCTCCAGCGCCGGCGTCAGCAAACAAGCTGCTTCCACTTCTGCCAACTCCCCTtcttcctcatcatcatcatctgcagAAAGGTACAAGCGCAAAGAGAGCTCCATGTCCTGCTTAGGCCCCTCCAGGCTTGCACTGGGTAGCAACTCAAAAGGTCACCACCCAGTGGAGTCCTGGTTTAGGATGGGCAGCTCCAAGGCTGACTACTCTAAGCTTTCACGGGGTCACGTGGCACCTGGCCAGGGTCCCTTCTCAGACGGACGGGCTGAAGACCCAGCTGGCTGCTCAGATAGCGAGGATGAGGAGCCTCTCACCCCCACGGAGGATGTAGAGCCTGGAGCCCACGATTCTCCAAACCTTACAAATCTGTTTGCTTCTGCTCTCACCCGCACAACGCTGAAGGGGAGCAGGAGCAGAAAGCCTGAGGTAGTCACAGAGAGCTCCAGCTTCTCCCGCATGGACCGGCCGATGAGGAAGGACCGCTCAACATCAGCAGAAAGGAGAGATATAG GGTCATCAGGTATCCAGACGAGAGGTGTTGCCCTCTCGCCCTCTGAAGGTCCTGACGGATCCGTGCTCCACCGGCAGCAGCACCATCACCAACCTTCACTGTTTCACTCCCACGGCTCTGcgtcctcctcctgcctctccCCCTCTCAGGACTGTTGCCTGGATGCCTCCCTGCCCCACCACTCCCATCGGGCACAGCCATCCAAACACAGCCTGCACCATGTCAACAAAATCCTGCGTGCCAAGAAGCTGCAAAGACAGGCTCGAACAGGGAACAATGTAGTGAAGAAGAGAGGCCCCGGACGTCCCAGGAAACACCCGTTGCCCTCCCCGCCGCCTTCCCCACCACCAGTGGTTGAGCTGAATCAGACTCGGCACAGGGACAGAGGGGCTGAGCGGCCGGCGGGGGGGCGAGTGTGGGAGGGGGACACTGTGACGGATGTTATTGAGTCGGTAGTCCAGGGCCAGCGTAGAAAAGGTCAGAAGAGGAAGCACTGGGATAGAGATGgggatgaagaagaagaggaggaagaagaggacggGGAGGTAGAAGAGACTGAGGAGCGATTGCCGGACAGAGAGGAGAACCTGGGCAACCTGGTAGCGAGACCCAGAGCTGGGACTGGAAGGAGCTGGCTTACCCAGGACGAGCTCCAGCACTTTCGTGG CTCAATGGAAAGCAAGCCAGATGGCCACGGCTCCCCAGAACGTCCAGGCACCGTCTCCAGGGAACAAGCTCCGCCCATGCCCATAACCAGCCAACGGGAGAAGAGAGCAGCCAGACCTCCAAAGAAGAAGTTTCAGAAGGCGGGACTTTATTCTGATGTGTACAAGACTGAAGA CCCCCGGAGTCAGCTTCTGCAGCTAAAGAAAGAGAAGCTGGAATACATACCTGGGGAACATGAGTATGGATTGTTTCCAGCTCCTATACATGTTG GGAAGTACCTGAGACAGAAGCGCATTGATTTCCAGTTGCCTTATGACATCCTTTGGCTGTGGAAACACGATCAG ctttacAAGAGGCCGGATGTCCCTCTTTATAAAAAGATCAGATCAA ATGTCTATGTGGATGTGAAGCCTCTCTCTGGTTATGAAACAACTACATGCAACTGTAAACCTCGTGAAGAATCGACTGAAAAAGGATGCCTGGATGACTGCCTGAATAG GATGAGTTTTGCGGAGTGTTCTCCCAGCACCTGCCCATCTGGCGATAAATGTGACAACCAGCACATCCAGAGACACGAGTGGGTCCAGTGTCTGGAGCGATTCCGTGCTGAAGGCAAGGGCTGGGGTATCCGCACCAAGGAGTCTCTTCGCTCTGGACAGTTTATCATTGAGTACCTGGGCGAGGTGGTCAGCGAACAGGAGTTTAG GAGCCGTATGATGGAGCAGTACTTCTCCCACAGTGGCCACTACTGTCTGAACCTGGATAGCGGCATGGTGATCGACAGCTACAGAATGGGCAATGAGGCACGCTTCATAAACCACAGCTGTGAACCCAACTGTGAGATGCAGAAGTG GTCGGTGAATGGGGTGTACAGAATAGGCCTCTTTGCTCTCAAGGACATCACCAGCGGCACTGAGCTCACCTACGACTACAACTTCCATTCTTTCAACACAGAAGAGCAG CAAGTGTGTAAGTGTGGCTCAGAGAGCTGCCGGGGCATCATCGGAGGGAAGAGCCAGCGTATTAACGGCCTGCCTGGGAAGACGGGAGGGACTCGGCGGCTTGGCCGACTCAAGGAGAAGAGGAAGTCCAAACATCAGCTCAAGAAACGA gAGGAAGAGTCAAGCGACAGCAACAAGTTTTACCCTCATTTAATGAAGCCCATGTCCAACAGAGAAAg GAACTTTGTGCTGAAGCACAGAGTTTTTCTATTGAGGAACTGGGAGAAGATGAGGGaaaaacaggagctgctgaagCGAGAGGGTGAGCGAGAGAGGGACGCCAGCAGCCTGTCTTTGTATACGCGCTGGGGAGGAGTCATCCGTGACGATGGCAACATTAAGTCAG ATGTGTTCCTGACGCAGTTCTCGGCCCTGCAGACGTCGCGGTCGGTACGCACACGGAGACTCGCTGCCGCTGAGGAAAACACAGAAGTTACACGCACTGCTCGTCTCGCGCACATCTTCAAGGAGATTTGTGACATGATCACCAGCTACAAGG ATTCGGCTGGCCAGACGCTCGCTGCTCCGCTGGTGAACCTGCCATCCAGGAAGAG GAACAGCCAGTACTATGAGAAGGTGTCTGACCCTCTGGACCTAAGCACCATCGAGAAGCAAATCCTCACCGGCTACTATAAGACCGTTGAAGCGTTCGACACAGACATGCTCAAAGTGTTCCGCAATGCTGAG AAATATTACGGCAGGAAGTCATCGGTCGGCCGGGATGTGTGTCGGCTGCGTAAGGCCTACTACAGTGCTCGTCATGAAGCTGCTGTTCAGATTGATGAGATCGTGGGCGAGACCGCCAGCGAGGCCGACAGCTCGGATTCGCTGGAGCGTGACCACGGCCACCACCATGGAGGAGGAGGTTCGGGGTCCCACGACAAGGACGATGATGTCATCCGTTGCATCTGTGGAATGTACAAAGACGAAGGCCTGATGATCCAGTGTGAGAAGTGCATG GTGTGGCAGCACTTTGACTGCATGCGGCTTGAGACTGAGGTAGAGCACTAcctgtgtgagcagtgtgacCCTCGACCTATTGACAAG GAAGTTCCCATGATACCCCAGCCTAGCTACGCCCAGGCAGGCTCTGTCTACTACATCTGCCTCCTTAGAGACGACCTGCTGCTACATCAAG GTGACTGTGTGTATCTGATGAGAGACAGCAGACGCACACCCGAGGGCCAGCCTGTCAGGCAGTCTTACCGTCTCCTGTCTCACGTCAATCGAGACAAACTCGACATCTTCCGAATTGAGAAACTCTGGAAGAATGAAAA GGGTGAGAGGTTTGCCTTTGGCCACCACTACTTCCGTCCTCACGAGACGCATCACTCTCCATCGCGGCGGTTTTACCAGAACGAGTTATTCCGCATGCCGCTCTACGAGATCATCCCCCTGGAGGCAGTGGTGGCAACCTGCTGCGTCCTGGATCTATACACTTACTGCAAGG GACGGCCAAAGAATGTAAAAGAGCAGGATGTGTACATCTGTGATTACCGCTTGGACAAGTCGGCTCACCTGTTCTACAAGATCCATCGCAACCGCTACCCCGTCTGCACCAAGCCATACGCCTTCAACCACTTCCCCAAGCGGCTTGCACCCAAAAGAGACTTCTCG CCTCACTACGTCCCTGACAACTACAAGAGGAACGGGGGCCGTTCTGCCTGGAAGAGCGAACGACCCAAAGGAGCCGGAGGCTGCGAGGACGACGCCTCTTCCTGCGACCGGGGTGATGACTTCCCACCTGAGGCTGAAGACGGGAGAGGAGAGGACGATGACATGGACATGAATCCAGACGATGTTGAACTTCTTACAGCCAAGCCCAAAAGAGCGGAACGGGCAGGGGAGGGAgacgatgaggaggaggaggaggaggaggaggaggaagggcgGGAGTCTGAGGAGCGCAAGGAGCTGGAGGACAATTCCGCAGAGAGGATAGGAGAGATGCTGGAACTGCCGTCGTCCTCGGCCTCCTCGCCGCTGCACCACCCGGTGCTAGGCAGGCGGGAGGCTCAGAGGGAACGGCTCAACAAAATTCTGCTGGATCTGCTGCACAGAACGCCCAACAAGAATG